The Streptomyces durmitorensis genome contains the following window.
TGTCACCGCCCGGCACATCCGTCTCCGTCACGGTGCACTCGGCGCCGTCCGGAACGCTGATCTCGCGGCTCTCGCCGTCTTCGAGCTCGAAGGCGCTGTCCTCGGGTGCGAGCGGTACGTCGCCCTGCTCCGTGGTGCAGGCGAGGGCGAACTCGTAGGGGCCCGCACCGCCGTTCTCCACATGCTTGGTGACCTTCACGACGCCGGCGGGGAAGGTGTTCGTGACGGTGATGACCGCGCCGTCACCGTCGCCTTCACCGCTGCCGTCGGCCGTGATCACGGCCGGGTCGTCGGCCGAACCGTGGTCGACGACCGCCTTTGCGGCACCGCCGGTGTCGACCTCCTGGGCCCAGCACCGGGTGTTCACGGGCAGCGGCTTGATGGTGACCGGTTCGTCGGCGCCCACCTCGTACGTCTTGTGGAGCACGAGGTCGCTCGCGCCGCCCGAGGCGTTCGGCAGGGCGCAGGAGACCTCGACCTCGAAGGTGCGGCCGTCCGCGTAGGACGCGGCGTCCCCGTCGAGCGTCTTGATCAGCTTCAGGGCGCCGAACCGGAAGGTGTTGGTGATCCGGGCGCTCTGCACGGAGGCCTTCCCCATGCCCGGCTCGATGGTGACCTCGACCGGATCACCGGCGGGGTGGTCGGGACTGCCGCCCCGGGCCGAGGTCTCCCACACCTCGCACTCCGCACCCGCGGGCAGCCCCTCGATGGTCACGGGCTTGTCCGCGGAGACCTTGTAGTCCTTGTCGAGGACGGTGCGCTGCGGCCGTCCCTGCGGGTCGATGACGCAGGTGACGTGATAGGTGAACGGCACCTTCTTCAGGGCCCCGTCCAGCTGGTCGGGGTGCTCGCCGATCCGCTTCACCAGCTTCAGGTCGCCGTAGGCGAGGGCGACACCGACCTGGATCGGCTCGTTGGCCTGGAGCACGCGCGGGGAGCCCGCGCGGTCGGTGGTCTCGTTGTGGGCGTAGGAGTTCCAGGCGATGGTCGGGTCACCGTTCTCGGTGACGTCGAGCGGGGTGTCCATGGCGTACGTGATGTTGACGGTGCCGCCCGGCGCGAGCGGCGTCGGGAAGGCGAGATCCATTCGGGCGCCCACGGCCCGCGCGCTGTACGCGTCGTCCCAGGTGCTCGCCGGGCACTGGGAGGCGCTGGATCCCGCGCCGCCCATGTCCAGGTCGTCGGTGCACAGCGGTTCGTCGTTCTCGTAGCTGACGGCCATCGTGCCAGGACCGGTCAGCTGAGGCCGCGAGGCGAGGGTGGGGCGCTTGTCCCAGGCGGTGCCGCGGCTCTGGTCGAGGATGACGCCCTTGTCGCCCTGGACGGGGAAGCGGTCGGCGATGCGCATGTTGGTTCCGGCCTCGGTGCCGGAGTTCTGGATGCGCATCAGGTAGTGGTAGCGGTCACCGGGATTCACCAGGGCGATGCACGGGTTGGCCGTGTACTGGCGGCCGGTGGAGTCGGTGGTGGACAGGCACGCGTCGTCGCCGACGTCGACGACCTTGCGGGTGCGGGTGTTGTACCAGCCGAGGCTGTCGTTGCCGGACACCCACTTGCGGGCGGTGAACGCGGCACCGGATTTGGCGGTCAGCGTCGCGTCGGCCACGCAGTACCGGCCGTCACCGAAGCCGCCGTCGTCCTGCGTGGTGCCGTCGCAGGTCATGTCGGGGTCGGACGAAGTGGCGCCCATGGTGTTGGTGACCACGTCACCGGCGTTGATGCCGGCCTCAAGCCGTACGTGGATCTCGATGGTCAGCGTGGCGCCGGGCGCGAGGACCCATGCCTTGCCGTCGTCGTCCTCGGAGAAGTCCCAGGTGAGGTCCGAGACGCGACCCCCGCTCGTGGTCTCGTCGAATTCCGGAGTAGGCACCGCCGGAGTACCTTCGGGCACCTTCGTGTTGATGATCTTGTACGGCTGTCCGCCGTCCCCGTCGAAGGTGTCGACGAAGGCGATGCCCGGCGGCAGCGCGTCCTTGACGACCAGGTTCGGGATGTTCGCGGTGCCGGTGTTGGTGACCTTCAGGTAGAAGGGCGCGTCCTCGCCCGGCGCGAGCACGGTGTTCGGCGTCTTGCCCACCGAGAGCACCGGGTCGCCCTTGACCAGGTTCAAGGTGGCGTCGACGGGGTCGATGTCCTTGGGCTTGTCCTCGTCCTCCACCTTGGTGAGGAAGCTGCCGCTCGCCGTGTCCTCCAGGTGGCTGGGCACCGGTTCGCCGTTGCTGCGCAGGGACGGGCGGGGGCTGACGGTGAAGACCAGCTTCCCGTCGCAGCTCGACTCGGTGCACGGGGTGATCGTGTAGCCGTCGTTGAAGCCGCTCGTGGACGAGTAGGTGGCGCGCAGGCCGGTGACGTCGGCGGCGGCCACACCCGAGGGCAGCGCGGCGGAGGCGGACGGCGTGCCGTTCACCCAGGCCCCGTCCACGTAGGCGTCGATGCGTACGCGGTCGGCGCCCTTCGGCATCTGGTTGGACTTGATGGACACGAAGTCGACGGCGTCGAAGAAGTCGCTGTCCTGGTCGGTCACCTGGAGGTACTTGGCCGACATGTTGCCGGTGTTGCGCACTGTGAGGGTGGCGTCCGCCTGCTGCCGGGGCAGGCCGGGCACGTACTCGGGCAGCTCGCCGGGGCTGATCGACTTGTTCAAGGACGCCGAGTCGTCGGCGGGGCCCGTCGTCATGCCGGGGGAGCAGACGTTGTCGCCCGCTTCGTAGTCGCCGCCCGCCGAGATCGAGTAGCAGTTGCTGAACGTCTCGCCGTTCTCGACGCCCTCGCGCCGCTCGGTGACGACGTCGACGGTGAAGCTGGACTGGGGCGGCAGATTGCCGTCGTAGGAGGCGCGCACGCCCTTGGCGCGCAGCAGCAGGGCGGTGTCGGACTCGTCGTAGGGGACCCATGCGCCGTCACCGCCGTCCGCGGCCGGGTCCCACAGCTCGATGGTGACCGGCGCGGAGGACGGCGAGACGGTCACGGAGTCGATCTGGAGCACGTCGAAGGGGCTCTCCCCCGTCGGCTTGCCGTCAGGACCGGCGGGCGGGTCGGTGAGGACCGGGTCGATCAGCGGCTTGTTGCCGTTGTTGGTGACCTTGAGGTGCATGGGGATGGGCTGGCCGGGCGGCACGTTCGTCTGGTCGACGGTCTTCTCGCCCGAGCCCGAGGTGTGGGGCGATTCGACGGGCAGGTTCATGCAGGCGGTGCCGGACGCTGTGCCGCTGCCGTCGGTGCGGCCCGCGTCACCCTCGAAACCGGCGCAGTTGGAGACGCCGGGGCTCGACCCCGATGGCAGGTCTTCCGCGGTGACCTCGTCGGTGAGGGTGCCGTGCAGGTCGAGGCCCGCGTCGGCGCCCTCCTCGATGGTGGGCTCGCCGTCCGCGTCCACGCCGGTGTACGTCACCTGGACCTTGGTGACGGTGGTTCCGTCCTTGGCGACGTCGACGGTCGTGTTCTCCGTGTACGTCTTCGTGGTGCTGGTCCCGTCGGCGTAGGTGACGGTCAGCTTCGCCTCGGTCGCCCCTTCGGGGAAGCGCAGTCGCACCTTGTCGATGTCGATCTTGTCGAACTCGTTGGTCGCGTTCGCGTCCGGCTCGGTGATCGTGATCGACTTCACCGGGAAAGGCGAGTTGTTCTTGACGTCGACCACCGTGCTGACCGGCGAGTTCTCCCCGACCACGGCGTGCTCACCGGTCTCCTGGCTGAAGTCGCCGTCGGTGTCCGGGAAGAATTTCTTGGTCCCGTTGAGCACGAGGATGTCCGGCAGGATGTCGTACGTGTCGCACGCCTGCGCCCCGTTCACCGTGCCGTCCGTCTTCTCGTCGGCGGACGGGGTGGCGCAGTTGTCGACGGTGATCTTGTCCGTGGGCCGCAGCGGCGAACCGTCCGAACGCTTGGTGTCACGCAGCTCCAGGCCGACCTCGA
Protein-coding sequences here:
- a CDS encoding DUF5979 domain-containing protein; translation: MRRCRPPLARLVVGIATALSLLFAPQAAAVPLAAAPDDPQSSVGITKTNDTGGDPLEPGDDFIYTLNGQCSGLTVDCVDFTVTDTLPAGLEVTSLPQSTTTRDVTYDESTRKLTIVYKQTLQNPAGETGLRAGQAGTVEVGMRLPADTQLKDGATVTNTARVSADNADPKKDDTDVTVSIPRVVKPVATKTWEDGSAVAGSGEKSTVTLGVRNNSSSSAEVTELSVSDTSEETFEYFDFTSASVTRFPEGADQAHLVVTLADGSTRTGRNISAPGQLPLPAGVDAQDVVGFEVVFSDSDGDPLPYDATGGTVEVGLELRDTKRSDGSPLRPTDKITVDNCATPSADEKTDGTVNGAQACDTYDILPDILVLNGTKKFFPDTDGDFSQETGEHAVVGENSPVSTVVDVKNNSPFPVKSITITEPDANATNEFDKIDIDKVRLRFPEGATEAKLTVTYADGTSTTKTYTENTTVDVAKDGTTVTKVQVTYTGVDADGEPTIEEGADAGLDLHGTLTDEVTAEDLPSGSSPGVSNCAGFEGDAGRTDGSGTASGTACMNLPVESPHTSGSGEKTVDQTNVPPGQPIPMHLKVTNNGNKPLIDPVLTDPPAGPDGKPTGESPFDVLQIDSVTVSPSSAPVTIELWDPAADGGDGAWVPYDESDTALLLRAKGVRASYDGNLPPQSSFTVDVVTERREGVENGETFSNCYSISAGGDYEAGDNVCSPGMTTGPADDSASLNKSISPGELPEYVPGLPRQQADATLTVRNTGNMSAKYLQVTDQDSDFFDAVDFVSIKSNQMPKGADRVRIDAYVDGAWVNGTPSASAALPSGVAAADVTGLRATYSSTSGFNDGYTITPCTESSCDGKLVFTVSPRPSLRSNGEPVPSHLEDTASGSFLTKVEDEDKPKDIDPVDATLNLVKGDPVLSVGKTPNTVLAPGEDAPFYLKVTNTGTANIPNLVVKDALPPGIAFVDTFDGDGGQPYKIINTKVPEGTPAVPTPEFDETTSGGRVSDLTWDFSEDDDGKAWVLAPGATLTIEIHVRLEAGINAGDVVTNTMGATSSDPDMTCDGTTQDDGGFGDGRYCVADATLTAKSGAAFTARKWVSGNDSLGWYNTRTRKVVDVGDDACLSTTDSTGRQYTANPCIALVNPGDRYHYLMRIQNSGTEAGTNMRIADRFPVQGDKGVILDQSRGTAWDKRPTLASRPQLTGPGTMAVSYENDEPLCTDDLDMGGAGSSASQCPASTWDDAYSARAVGARMDLAFPTPLAPGGTVNITYAMDTPLDVTENGDPTIAWNSYAHNETTDRAGSPRVLQANEPIQVGVALAYGDLKLVKRIGEHPDQLDGALKKVPFTYHVTCVIDPQGRPQRTVLDKDYKVSADKPVTIEGLPAGAECEVWETSARGGSPDHPAGDPVEVTIEPGMGKASVQSARITNTFRFGALKLIKTLDGDAASYADGRTFEVEVSCALPNASGGASDLVLHKTYEVGADEPVTIKPLPVNTRCWAQEVDTGGAAKAVVDHGSADDPAVITADGSGEGDGDGAVITVTNTFPAGVVKVTKHVENGGAGPYEFALACTTEQGDVPLAPEDSAFELEDGESREISVPDGAECTVTETDVPGGDTVTYEASDGGDDGEVVVDGSASVDVTNTFDETPDPDPTPSPDPDDGHLADTGSTDWTVIGSLLAALALAGGLLARMVARRRTG